Proteins co-encoded in one Populus trichocarpa isolate Nisqually-1 chromosome 10, P.trichocarpa_v4.1, whole genome shotgun sequence genomic window:
- the LOC7492410 gene encoding glycosyltransferase family 92 protein RCOM_0530710 — MDSEQRRKRKQQGRIYRPACAKLLLVRSLTVCLSFLVFLLFISSDRLPIRRDGSFRPVLRTSTMSLLPAFLTGGGGGGGISQYQNLVVEGRVLLPDHLVLIVSSKLTPPTDNLDCVYYDNMLERVVLKPVISVDGYHQQLKSIVRCHLPPLNFSASVNLRGRGWSGDVVVERREWLLRLNQSVVPSWNKVVYEAVLDSNGYTSNVVVFAKGLNLRPHREADARKFRCHFSLTDFDQGLFVFNTRAIAAAQEVFRCLLPPSILNNLDKAKDIRVSVSRVDYNVEGADEAPLPSVAKVQIINSHEHKSNTGKYELCACTMLWNQASFLREWIIYHAWLGIERWFIYDNNSDDEVQEVIDELNLHKYNITRHAWPWVKTQEAGFSHCALRAKHECKWLGFFDVDEFFYFPHRRGRYKPGPNSLRALVMKYSDSPKIAELRTVCHSYGPSGLTSPPSQGVTVGYTCRLEAPERHKSVVRPELLHTTLLNAVHHFKLRDGYKYLNVRESKVLVNHYKYQVWDSFKAKFFRRVSTYVTNWQEDHNKGSKDRAPGLGTEAIEPPDWRLRFCEVWDTGLKHFVMANLADSTSGFLPWERSLT; from the coding sequence atggattCTGAGCAAAGGCGGAAGAGAAAGCAGCAGGGAAGAATATATAGACCAGCATGTGCCAAGTTGTTATTAGTAAGGTCTCTAACTGTATGCTTATCTTTCTTAGTATTTCTTTTGTTCATTTCGTCGGATCGTTTACCAATCCGTAGGGACGGGTCGTTTCGTCCAGTTCTGAGGACTTCCACTATGTCCCTCTTGCCTGCTTTTCTAaccggtggtggtggtggtggtggtataTCCCAGTATCAAAATTTAGTAGTAGAAGGCAGGGTGTTGTTGCCTGACCACTTAGTGTTAATCGTTTCCAGTAAATTAACTCCACCAACTGATAATTTAGACTGTGTTTACTACGACAATATGCTTGAACGAGTTGTGTTAAAGCCTGTTATATCTGTTGATGGATATCATCAACAGTTGAAGTCCATTGTGAGGTGCCACCTTCCGCCTCTTAATTTTTCTGCTTCAGTTAATTTGCGAGGGCGAGGGTGGAGTGGCGATGTCGTGGTGGAAAGACGTGAATGGTTGTTGCGGCTTAATCAGAGTGTGGTTCCTTCCTGGAACAAGGTGGTTTATGAGGCAGTTTTGGATTCGAATGGTTACACTAGTAATGTGGTTGTGTTTGCTAAAGGATTGAATCTTCGGCCGCATAGAGAAGCCGATGCTAGGAAATTCAGGTGCCACTTCAGTTTGACTGATTTTGATCAAGGATTATTTGTGTTCAATACTCGAGCAATTGCAGCTGCTCAAGAAGTTTTTCGGTGTTTGTTGCCTCCTAGTATTCTAAACAATCTAGATAAGGCTAAGGACATTCGAGTTAGTGTTAGCCGTGTTGATTACAATGTTGAAGGTGCAGATGAAGCTCCTCTGCCTTCGGTCGCCAAAGTTCAAATTATCAACTCCCATGAGCACAAGAGTAACACTGGGAAGTATGAGCTCTGTGCTTGCACCATGCTGTGGAACCAAGCCTCTTTCCTTCGGGAGTGGATTATCTATCACGCCTGGCTTGGAATCGAGCGATGGTTCATATATGACAACAATAGCGATGATGAGGTTCAAGAAGTTATTGATGAGCTTAATTTGCACAAGTACAATATCACTAGGCATGCTTGGCCATGGGTTAAGACACAAGAGGCAGGCTTTTCGCACTGTGCTTTGAGAGCAAAACATGAATGCAAGTGGCTTGGATTCTTTGATGTTGATGAGTTTTTCTACTTCCCACATCGACGGGGACGATATAAACCTGGACCAAATTCACTACGAGCCCTCGTCATGAAATACTCAGATTCACCAAAAATTGCAGAGCTAAGAACGGTTTGCCACAGCTATGGGCCATCTGGATTGACATCACCTCCATCACAGGGTGTAACTGTAGGTTATACCTGTCGGCTTGAGGCTCCGGAGAGACACAAATCCGTTGTGCGCCCAGAGCTCCTTCATACAACTCTTCTTAATGCGGTGCATCATTTTAAACTACGGGATGGATACAAATACCTGAACGTGCGAGAGAGCAAGGTTTTAGTGAACCACTACAAATACCAGGTGTGGGATTCCTTTAAAGCCAAGTTCTTTAGAAGAGTTTCGACCTATGTCACTAACTGGCAAGAGGACCACAATAAGGGATCAAAGGATAGAGCGCCAGGTCTAGGGACAGAGGCCATTGAACCTCCCGATTGGCGGCTTCGGTTCTGCGAGGTTTGGGACACTGGCCTCAAGCATTTTGTTATGGCCAATCTTGCCGATTCGACGTCTGGGTTCCTTCCCTGGGAGAGGTCCCTCACGTAA